Sequence from the Paenibacillus tundrae genome:
GAACCTGTCGATCCAGTCATTCGGCGCGAAGGGACGAACGTATACATTGAGATGACTGCTCAAGTCACCGATATCGAAATTTCCAAAGGCGTTATGTACAATGCCTGGACATTCAATGGAACCGTGCCTGGTCCCGTCCTACGAGTAACCGAAGGAGATACATTGATTTTCACATTGAAAAATAAAGATGCCAGTATGCCTCATTCCATGGATTTTCATGCCGTGCATGCTGCTCCGAGCAGCAAATTTATCGATGTAATGCCCGGTGAGGCAGGAACATTCACATATCCTACATCCTCCCCTGGTGTATTCATGTATCACTGTGGAACGCAACCGGTTCTCGCTCATATTGCGAACGGCATGTATGGCATGATTATTGTTGAACCGAAGGCGGGATATCCTTCTGATCATCTGGTAGATCGGGAATATACCCTGGTTCAGAGCGAGTGGTACAAAGAACACGACTATGATGCTTTTATGAATGCGGAACCTAACTATGTTGTTTTTAATGGCAATGACTACGGGTTAAAAGAACAGCCCTTACTAGCCCAAGTTGGTGATACAGTTCGAATCTATGTAAGCAATGTTGGGCCAAACGAAGTCTCATCCTTCCATATTGTCGGTACCATGATGGATCGTGTCTACACAGACGGCAATCCACGCAATATTCAATACGGCATACAGACCGTTATGCTACCTGCCAGCGGAGGTGCTGTCGTCGAATTTACTGTAAATGAAGAAGGCGATTATCCTATTGTAACGCACCAATTCAACCATGTTGCCAAAGGGGCTTCTGGGGTTCTCCGTGTGACGAAGGACGGTACAGACCATGGTGGACCAGCGATGACACACTGAAACAAGATAATTCCGCACCCATTCTAACTAAACCAATTGAGGTGTTTCACAAAATGATATGTGCACACGAAGATCAGGATGCCTGTTTCTCCAAAGTATCCCTGTTCCAACATCTTGAACCGGCAGATTCCGAATTGCTGCTCTCTCTCCTTCACTCTCGGCAATATAACAAAGGGGATTATATTGTCCAGGAAGGTGATCGTTCAGATACGCTTTATGTGGTTCATCAGGGGTGTGTGAAGCTATCTAAATACACGGAGAATGGCAAAGAGCATATTGTTCGTTTCCTTTTTCCCGGAGATTTCTTCGGACAAGATGCCTTGCTTCACCAGAAACCACATCCTGCAAATGCTGAAGTTCTGGAGTCCTCTTCCATCTGCTCGATGAACAAACATGACTTTGATCAATTGCTCGAACATGATCCAAAGCTTGCTTATCATTTTCTACTTGCCGTCTCTGAGCTGCTGCGTGATACAGATGAATGGAACATTTCTCTTAGCGCTCTCACAACTGAACAGAAGATCGCCAAGCTGCTGTTGTATTTTCATAGTCGGAATCATGCACAGCATGAGATTCGTCTGCCTGTCTTCAAAAAAGATATGGCTCTGCTACTCGGGATTACCCCCGAGACGCTTAGTCGTAAGCTTACCGTTATGCAGACACAAGGGCTCTTGCAGGTTACAGGAAACTGCATTCTCATCCTTCAATTAGAACAGCTCAAGGAGAAGTTAATACACTGAATAATAGAAGATTTACGATTCAAGCAAGTAATCTATTTCACATGGAATGTGAGTAACGTCACAGTATGCAGTTGTATTCCATTATACAGTTAAGAAAAGATCAGGAGGTTGACCACATGAGTACAAATACCGTTGTAAAATTAGATAAACAGCTTATCATGCACAAAATGCAAGAGCTATGCTCACTTCTATTGCAGGATGAGGGCTACAAAGAAATGCGTGACATGATTGATGAGTTTGCCGCTGATGAACAAGCGACCACTCAATATGAACGTTTTATGGAGAAACATCAAGCATTGGAAGAGAAAGAACGGCAAAATATCGAATTGTTGGATTCCGAGATTAAGGTGTATGAAGAGGAAGAGCGCGCGCTGTATGATAACCCTCTCATTCGTCGATTTATCTATGCACAGCGTGAGTTCAGTCAATTGCATCAGCAGATCAGCAACTATTTTACGAAGTCTGTTGAATTGAATCGCTTGCCTGAATCGAAAGAACTGGGCAAAGAAGCTTGTGGCTGCGGCGGAAGCTGCTCTGGTCACTAACGTCTCGTTAGCTTTGATCTGGATTAACACATTAGAAAGAGTATCCAAAACTCAGATGATTCTGAGAGGATACTCTTTTTTTTACTTGATTTAACGTATTAGAGTTTGACGGAAACTGAGCATGTACAGAATCATATACCCAACAGCAAGGACACAAGCAATCCCATCGATGCGATCAACCCTACAATAGGGCCTCCTTCTTCAAAAGCCTCAGGCATCATCGTTGAGCAGAGCATGGCTATAATGCCTCCTCCAGCAAAAGCACCGATTGCTGCACCCATCTCCTTCGGAAGCTGTTCCAGAAACAGATACCCGCCCAAAGCGGCAAGTGCAGAGATTAGTAATACACCGAACCACATCA
This genomic interval carries:
- a CDS encoding YlbF family regulator, whose translation is MSTNTVVKLDKQLIMHKMQELCSLLLQDEGYKEMRDMIDEFAADEQATTQYERFMEKHQALEEKERQNIELLDSEIKVYEEEERALYDNPLIRRFIYAQREFSQLHQQISNYFTKSVELNRLPESKELGKEACGCGGSCSGH
- a CDS encoding Crp/Fnr family transcriptional regulator gives rise to the protein MICAHEDQDACFSKVSLFQHLEPADSELLLSLLHSRQYNKGDYIVQEGDRSDTLYVVHQGCVKLSKYTENGKEHIVRFLFPGDFFGQDALLHQKPHPANAEVLESSSICSMNKHDFDQLLEHDPKLAYHFLLAVSELLRDTDEWNISLSALTTEQKIAKLLLYFHSRNHAQHEIRLPVFKKDMALLLGITPETLSRKLTVMQTQGLLQVTGNCILILQLEQLKEKLIH
- a CDS encoding multicopper oxidase domain-containing protein produces the protein MFSILHVMKLSLVFVIFTATLAHCSSDSVKPDHHAVETTTRISQEPVDPVIRREGTNVYIEMTAQVTDIEISKGVMYNAWTFNGTVPGPVLRVTEGDTLIFTLKNKDASMPHSMDFHAVHAAPSSKFIDVMPGEAGTFTYPTSSPGVFMYHCGTQPVLAHIANGMYGMIIVEPKAGYPSDHLVDREYTLVQSEWYKEHDYDAFMNAEPNYVVFNGNDYGLKEQPLLAQVGDTVRIYVSNVGPNEVSSFHIVGTMMDRVYTDGNPRNIQYGIQTVMLPASGGAVVEFTVNEEGDYPIVTHQFNHVAKGASGVLRVTKDGTDHGGPAMTH